A stretch of Chitinophaga caeni DNA encodes these proteins:
- a CDS encoding Lrp/AsnC ligand binding domain-containing protein yields the protein MSHNLNIDKLDLQIISEMMTNAEISYADLGKKLFVSGGTIHVRMKKLQELGIAKGTKLQVDLKMIGYDVIAFIGIYLEKSSLYDGVARDLRKIPEIVRLNYTTGSYSMWAEIICKDITQLRRVLHDELQKIKGIERTETFISLEESFTRTINVVE from the coding sequence ATGAGCCACAATTTGAATATTGACAAACTTGATTTACAGATCATCAGCGAGATGATGACCAATGCGGAAATTTCATACGCTGATCTCGGTAAGAAGCTATTTGTTTCCGGGGGTACGATCCACGTTAGAATGAAGAAGCTGCAAGAACTGGGTATAGCTAAAGGAACTAAATTACAGGTAGATCTGAAAATGATCGGTTACGATGTAATCGCGTTTATCGGCATTTACCTGGAAAAAAGCTCCTTGTATGACGGGGTTGCCCGTGATTTGCGCAAGATCCCCGAAATTGTTCGCCTCAATTATACAACCGGTAGTTATAGCATGTGGGCCGAGATCATATGTAAAGATATTACACAGCTCCGCCGCGTATTACACGATGAATTGCAAAAAATCAAAGGAATCGAACGCACCGAAACTTTCATCTCCCTCGAAGAAAGCTTCACCCGTACTATTAACGTAGTAGAATAG
- a CDS encoding ArnT family glycosyltransferase, translated as MHPIRNQASNNWWRYLLVFGVILCFILLSFPGNRSEADDGFYYAYLVRDNSWERLFQSRYLLFLPFLKAAHTFFWQLGWHADVYKFMCYVSAACSAATCVLVYYTLNNVFNIKRTTAVWGAVLLMICYGFWRYAVEAEVYAISNLLSILVFLCMWRMTKERGSRKWLLITSVLAGVSVLFYKPNVIPLFFAFPFWLLIRRQWSFTFAYGILGFLVVLAGYYSVYSVFPGDMTFREFFLDGASQSYGSPLVTIFVIGANILATGFIYGFEKVAGFIHHRFPANIIAEEVYAANSNPVGNKIAVVTTILAVLSILATLILVFLKRKRLKLLTAQVILVLWIGIYAMMLLYLDPNSPEPWTMLLLPMVLLISSWVGQLPRDKWVFLPWAMLLCIGLHNFFGGYQVIRKQSGDLIVHETGWLEGHTSQGDLVMSLGAGSKLNYIAYNTPATVYSLEQHYDKAKLNIRNTLAGQKKVYILEDAIEIDPAVKFRHPEAYEKSMAIVAELKPYLILQNPGDPKFAPVYALDPTYLKILER; from the coding sequence TTGGTGGAGATACTTACTTGTTTTCGGAGTAATATTATGTTTCATTTTACTTTCTTTTCCCGGTAACCGCAGTGAGGCTGATGATGGATTTTATTATGCGTACCTGGTCCGCGATAATTCATGGGAACGGCTGTTCCAATCCAGGTATTTACTATTCTTGCCATTTTTGAAAGCTGCGCATACTTTCTTCTGGCAGCTTGGTTGGCATGCCGATGTATACAAATTCATGTGTTATGTAAGCGCAGCCTGTAGTGCTGCTACCTGCGTGCTGGTCTATTATACGTTGAATAATGTATTTAATATAAAGAGAACTACCGCGGTTTGGGGTGCGGTTTTATTAATGATCTGCTATGGCTTTTGGAGATATGCCGTGGAAGCAGAAGTATATGCCATTTCCAATTTATTGTCTATCCTCGTTTTTCTGTGTATGTGGCGTATGACCAAGGAGCGGGGTTCCAGGAAATGGTTGTTGATCACCAGCGTGCTGGCCGGGGTATCCGTATTGTTTTACAAGCCAAACGTGATCCCGTTGTTTTTTGCGTTCCCCTTCTGGTTGCTGATTAGGCGGCAATGGTCATTTACATTTGCTTACGGTATTTTGGGGTTCTTGGTTGTTTTGGCAGGTTATTATTCCGTGTACAGCGTATTCCCGGGCGATATGACATTCAGGGAGTTCTTTTTAGATGGCGCCAGCCAGTCATACGGTAGTCCTTTGGTTACCATTTTCGTGATCGGGGCCAATATTTTGGCAACCGGTTTTATATATGGATTTGAGAAGGTCGCGGGGTTTATTCATCACCGTTTCCCGGCAAATATTATCGCGGAAGAAGTATATGCCGCTAATTCCAATCCTGTCGGTAATAAGATTGCCGTAGTGACCACCATTTTGGCCGTGCTGAGTATCTTGGCAACTTTGATCCTGGTGTTCTTGAAACGGAAACGGTTAAAATTGTTAACTGCACAGGTCATCCTGGTTTTATGGATCGGGATTTACGCGATGATGTTGCTATACCTCGACCCCAATTCCCCGGAACCCTGGACGATGCTGTTGTTGCCCATGGTATTATTGATCAGTTCCTGGGTGGGGCAATTGCCGCGGGACAAGTGGGTATTCTTACCTTGGGCCATGCTGCTTTGCATCGGTCTGCATAATTTTTTCGGTGGATATCAAGTGATCCGGAAGCAATCCGGCGATTTGATCGTCCACGAAACCGGGTGGCTGGAAGGACATACATCGCAGGGCGATTTGGTAATGTCTCTAGGCGCCGGTAGCAAGCTAAACTATATTGCTTATAATACGCCGGCAACCGTTTATTCGCTGGAGCAACATTATGATAAAGCCAAGTTGAATATCCGTAATACTTTGGCAGGGCAAAAGAAGGTCTATATCCTCGAAGATGCGATCGAAATCGACCCGGCTGTGAAGTTCCGGCATCCTGAAGCGTATGAAAAGTCTATGGCGATCGTCGCGGAGCTAAAACCCTATTTAATATTGCAAAACCCCGGTGATCCTAAGTTTGCACCGGTATATGCTTTGGATCCCACTTATTTAAAAATATTAGAAAGATGA